One segment of Desulfosudis oleivorans Hxd3 DNA contains the following:
- the dsrJ gene encoding sulfate reduction electron transfer complex DsrMKJOP subunit DsrJ, which produces MKNKGLIITGLIVFFVIATIPFWYNVFSGTKAKTPELVYTDKAKEAKVCVESTDYMKTEHMQLLDLWRDAVVRKAERAYVNSSGKTFDMSLTNTCLDCHANKAEFCDRCHNYSSVRPYCWDCHNTKENN; this is translated from the coding sequence ATGAAGAATAAAGGGTTGATTATTACGGGACTGATTGTCTTTTTTGTGATCGCCACCATCCCGTTCTGGTATAACGTATTTTCCGGCACCAAGGCCAAGACGCCCGAACTGGTGTATACCGACAAGGCCAAGGAGGCCAAGGTTTGCGTTGAATCCACGGACTACATGAAGACCGAACACATGCAGCTTCTGGACCTGTGGCGGGACGCGGTGGTTCGCAAGGCTGAGCGGGCCTACGTGAACAGCAGCGGCAAGACGTTCGACATGAGCCTGACCAACACCTGTCTGGACTGCCACGCCAACAAGGCTGAATTCTGTGACAGATGTCACAATTATTCATCGGTAAGGCCTTACTGCTGGGATTGCCATAACACCAAGGAGAACAACTGA
- the dsrO gene encoding sulfate reduction electron transfer complex DsrMKJOP subunit DsrO — translation MESNRRAFLKIAGITAAGITVAPVLTRFTASAEDTAQKGGAPSGKTMSGTEALTARHWGMVIDTRQFTSAADLDPLIEACHKVHNVPTFETDLETPFFSADKNRHEIKWLWEDEFKHVFPDAENKYLAQRLAELPFLALCNHCENPPCVRACPTKATFQREDGIVMMDFHRCIGCRFCMAACPYGSRSFNFRDPREGLKETNIAFPTRMKGVVEKCNFCAERLAKGQLPACVEASNGAILFGDLDDPASEVRRALEENFTIRRKPSLGTEPSVYYIV, via the coding sequence ATGGAAAGCAACAGAAGAGCATTTCTGAAAATAGCCGGTATCACGGCGGCGGGGATCACCGTGGCTCCGGTCCTGACCCGGTTCACCGCGTCGGCCGAGGACACGGCCCAGAAAGGCGGGGCGCCCTCCGGAAAGACCATGAGCGGCACCGAGGCCCTGACCGCCAGGCACTGGGGCATGGTCATTGATACGCGCCAGTTTACCTCCGCGGCCGACCTGGACCCCCTCATTGAGGCCTGCCACAAGGTCCACAATGTGCCGACCTTTGAAACCGACCTGGAGACCCCGTTTTTTTCAGCGGACAAGAACCGGCACGAGATCAAGTGGCTCTGGGAAGACGAGTTCAAGCACGTGTTTCCGGACGCGGAAAACAAGTACCTGGCCCAGCGCCTGGCGGAGCTGCCTTTTCTGGCCCTGTGCAATCACTGCGAAAATCCGCCCTGTGTTCGGGCATGCCCCACCAAGGCCACTTTTCAACGGGAAGACGGCATCGTGATGATGGATTTTCATCGGTGTATCGGCTGCCGGTTCTGCATGGCCGCCTGCCCCTACGGTTCCCGGAGCTTCAACTTCCGGGATCCCCGGGAGGGGCTGAAGGAAACCAACATCGCTTTTCCCACGCGCATGAAGGGTGTTGTGGAAAAATGCAATTTCTGCGCCGAGCGGCTGGCAAAGGGTCAGCTGCCCGCCTGCGTGGAGGCCTCCAACGGCGCCATCCTGTTCGGTGACCTGGACGATCCCGCCTCCGAGGTGCGACGGGCACTGGAAGAAAACTTCACCATCCGGCGCAAGCCGTCCCTGGGGACAGAGCCTTCCGTTTACTACATCGTTTAA
- the dsrP gene encoding sulfate reduction electron transfer complex DsrMKJOP subunit DsrP — MLDTALKGNRQYWALIGVLAGITGVGFLVYLLQFKYGLGITGMSRDVSWGFYIAQFTFLVGVAAGGVMLVLPYYLHNYKVFGKITILGEFLAISAVSMCLMFIIADLGQPMRAFNVLLYPTPNSMLFWDMIVLNGYLFLNVVVGWSVLEADRNGVAPPKWVKPLIYLSVPWAFGIHTVTAYLYCGLPGRHFWLTAILAPRFLASAFAAGPALIILLAMVMRKFTRFDAGKEAIQGIARIVTYALIANVFFFACEVFVAFYSNIPGHMDHIKYLFVGLHGHGVLVPWMWTSLGLMLLAIVLLVIPKTRANETFLAFSCIILFIGIWIDKGLGMISGGFVPSPMHHVTEYIPTVPEIIITIGIYGAGALILVVLYKIALTVKAETGDAAHH; from the coding sequence ATGCTTGATACAGCGTTAAAAGGAAACAGACAATACTGGGCACTGATCGGGGTGCTGGCCGGTATCACCGGTGTGGGATTTCTGGTCTACCTGCTCCAGTTCAAGTACGGCCTGGGCATCACCGGCATGAGCCGGGACGTGTCCTGGGGCTTTTACATCGCCCAGTTCACCTTTCTGGTGGGTGTGGCCGCCGGGGGCGTGATGCTGGTGCTGCCCTACTACCTGCACAACTACAAGGTGTTCGGCAAGATAACCATTCTGGGCGAGTTTCTGGCCATATCCGCGGTGTCCATGTGCCTGATGTTTATCATCGCCGACCTTGGTCAGCCCATGCGGGCCTTTAACGTTCTGCTTTATCCCACGCCCAACTCCATGCTCTTCTGGGACATGATCGTGCTCAACGGCTACCTGTTTTTAAACGTGGTGGTGGGGTGGAGCGTTCTGGAAGCGGACCGCAACGGCGTGGCCCCGCCCAAATGGGTCAAACCCCTGATCTACCTTTCGGTGCCCTGGGCCTTTGGTATTCATACCGTCACCGCCTACCTGTACTGCGGCCTGCCGGGCCGCCACTTCTGGCTCACCGCCATTCTGGCCCCCCGGTTTCTGGCCTCGGCTTTTGCCGCCGGACCGGCCCTGATCATCCTGCTGGCCATGGTCATGCGCAAGTTCACCAGGTTTGACGCCGGCAAAGAGGCGATTCAGGGAATCGCCCGCATCGTGACTTACGCCCTGATCGCCAACGTGTTTTTCTTTGCCTGCGAGGTGTTTGTGGCCTTCTACAGCAACATTCCCGGCCACATGGACCATATCAAGTACCTGTTCGTGGGGCTTCACGGCCATGGGGTGCTGGTCCCCTGGATGTGGACCTCCCTGGGCCTGATGCTGCTGGCCATTGTGCTGCTGGTGATTCCCAAAACACGGGCCAACGAGACCTTCCTGGCCTTTTCCTGCATCATCCTGTTTATCGGTATCTGGATCGACAAGGGCCTGGGCATGATCTCCGGCGGGTTTGTTCCCTCGCCCATGCACCATGTCACTGAGTACATTCCCACGGTGCCCGAAATCATCATCACCATCGGCATCTATGGCGCGGGCGCGCTGATTCTTGTGGTGCTTTACAAGATCGCCCTGACCGTCAAGGCCGAAACCGGGGATGCGGCCCATCATTAA
- a CDS encoding class I SAM-dependent methyltransferase, producing MKKVSAYDTIGTKYNAYRNADTRITAALKDLLGLQKGSSIVDVGAGTGNYTNALASLGYKMKAVEPSPVMREQSIPHPHVEWVTGSAESIPLADGSVDGLVSTLAIHHFPDIDAASLEMWRVCGNGPMVLFTIDPRRGASFWFKDYFPGIYNRIFDVFPPVEELISIFTGDHGATASIHDFPLPFDLADLNMHAGWNKPEIYFDPEVRRGMSGFAVSDESEIKEGLNLLKRELENGDWEKHNGHLRKKSCYDLGFVFVKLQTGI from the coding sequence ATGAAAAAGGTTTCTGCATACGACACCATCGGAACAAAATACAACGCGTACCGGAATGCGGATACCCGAATCACTGCCGCTCTGAAAGACTTGCTTGGATTGCAGAAGGGGTCGAGCATTGTTGATGTCGGGGCCGGTACTGGAAACTACACGAATGCGCTTGCGTCCTTGGGTTATAAAATGAAGGCGGTCGAACCGTCACCGGTTATGCGGGAACAGTCCATTCCACATCCGCATGTTGAATGGGTTACTGGGTCCGCCGAGTCTATTCCCTTGGCAGACGGCTCTGTGGACGGCCTTGTTTCCACTCTTGCGATTCATCATTTCCCTGATATAGACGCTGCCTCACTTGAGATGTGGCGTGTATGCGGCAATGGCCCCATGGTCTTATTCACGATTGATCCCAGAAGAGGCGCATCGTTCTGGTTCAAGGACTATTTTCCGGGTATCTACAACCGAATATTTGATGTATTCCCTCCTGTTGAGGAGCTCATATCCATCTTTACCGGGGACCATGGAGCCACCGCCAGTATCCACGATTTTCCCCTGCCCTTCGATCTTGCCGATCTCAACATGCATGCAGGATGGAACAAACCGGAAATTTATTTTGATCCTGAGGTTCGCAGGGGCATGTCCGGCTTTGCAGTGTCTGATGAATCCGAGATAAAAGAGGGACTTAACCTGCTGAAGCGGGAGTTGGAAAATGGCGACTGGGAAAAGCACAACGGTCATCTTAGAAAAAAGAGCTGTTACGATCTTGGATTTGTTTTTGTAAAACTACAGACCGGTATTTGA
- a CDS encoding ATP-binding protein → MSDQTYRTAASAVIAAGAIPFPVNDTLLEILKNIMTPEQAGFVQLLDRPLNREEIKKKSGMADADLDQMLNSLMKSGVISGTASRGSGLMVYRAMPPIPGIFETTMMRGETGEKQKTLARLFENLFEELAGMVQANYDAIVPAFKAMPPMTRIVPVEKHIDRAFDTVMPCEDVKKLVDRFDTIGVATCYCRHQKDLLDRPCKVTDERKNCLFFGKTAEFFITYGFAEPITQDQAKQILEKAEADGLVHKAFHEKYDTGRNEMAICNCCKCCCETFQSYYRGSSPTITYAAYVARVDADTCTGCEACADICPMEAIEMKDDIAHVSDSRCIGCGVCAYHCPADALALERTGQREVFVPPPKH, encoded by the coding sequence ATGAGCGACCAGACCTACCGAACCGCGGCATCAGCCGTTATCGCGGCCGGAGCCATTCCCTTTCCGGTCAACGACACCCTGCTTGAAATTCTGAAAAACATCATGACCCCGGAACAGGCCGGGTTTGTTCAACTGCTCGACCGGCCGTTAAACCGGGAAGAGATCAAGAAAAAATCGGGCATGGCGGACGCGGACCTGGACCAGATGCTCAACAGCCTGATGAAAAGCGGTGTGATTTCAGGGACGGCCAGCCGGGGCTCGGGCCTGATGGTCTACCGGGCCATGCCGCCCATTCCCGGTATCTTTGAAACCACCATGATGCGGGGGGAGACCGGGGAAAAGCAGAAAACCCTGGCCCGGCTCTTTGAAAACCTGTTTGAAGAGCTTGCCGGCATGGTCCAGGCCAACTACGATGCGATTGTGCCGGCGTTTAAAGCCATGCCGCCCATGACCCGCATTGTCCCGGTGGAAAAGCACATTGACAGGGCTTTTGACACGGTGATGCCCTGCGAGGACGTCAAAAAACTGGTGGACCGCTTTGATACCATTGGTGTGGCCACCTGCTACTGCCGCCACCAGAAGGACCTTCTCGACCGGCCGTGCAAGGTGACCGACGAAAGGAAAAACTGCCTTTTCTTCGGCAAGACCGCCGAGTTTTTCATCACCTACGGATTTGCCGAGCCCATCACTCAGGACCAGGCCAAACAGATCCTGGAAAAGGCCGAGGCAGACGGCCTGGTACACAAGGCGTTTCATGAAAAGTACGACACCGGCAGAAACGAAATGGCCATCTGCAACTGCTGCAAGTGCTGCTGTGAGACCTTCCAGTCCTACTACCGGGGCAGTTCGCCCACCATCACCTACGCCGCCTATGTCGCACGGGTGGATGCCGATACCTGCACCGGGTGCGAGGCCTGCGCCGACATCTGTCCCATGGAGGCCATTGAAATGAAAGACGACATCGCCCATGTCTCGGACTCCCGTTGCATCGGGTGCGGCGTGTGCGCCTATCACTGCCCGGCTGACGCCCTGGCCCTGGAGCGGACCGGTCAACGGGAGGTGTTTGTGCCACCGCCCAAACACTAG
- a CDS encoding TetR/AcrR family transcriptional regulator, whose translation MKKPNTIHAASCGRQRQIIEAALACFTEKGFPATSIADICKKAGASTGSVYHHFKSKGRLAAAIYLEGVRDYQAGMIDALSKETTAKGGIFAIVQYHLTWVKTHPEWARFLFQKRHAEYMDDTEDRMKQLNAEFVKQMSAWFAKHMESGAIRPLPRDVFSALLLGPCQEFARMHVTGYAKTDVTEAARHLAAAAWASLGNFTINPS comes from the coding sequence ATGAAAAAGCCCAACACCATCCACGCCGCCTCTTGTGGGCGGCAGCGCCAGATCATTGAAGCGGCCCTGGCCTGCTTTACGGAAAAAGGGTTTCCCGCCACCAGCATCGCCGATATCTGCAAAAAAGCAGGGGCCAGCACCGGCAGCGTGTATCACCACTTCAAAAGCAAGGGCAGGCTGGCGGCGGCCATCTACCTGGAGGGGGTCCGCGACTACCAGGCCGGTATGATAGACGCCCTCTCAAAAGAGACAACCGCCAAAGGCGGCATTTTTGCCATTGTCCAGTACCATCTGACATGGGTGAAGACCCATCCGGAGTGGGCCCGGTTTCTCTTCCAGAAACGGCATGCCGAATATATGGATGACACCGAAGACCGGATGAAACAGCTCAACGCTGAATTTGTGAAACAGATGTCCGCCTGGTTTGCAAAACATATGGAATCCGGTGCGATCCGGCCCCTGCCCAGGGATGTTTTTTCCGCCCTGCTGCTGGGACCCTGCCAGGAGTTTGCCAGAATGCATGTGACAGGATATGCCAAAACCGATGTAACCGAGGCGGCCCGGCATCTTGCGGCAGCCGCCTGGGCCAGCCTGGGCAATTTTACCATCAACCCTTCATAA
- a CDS encoding methylenetetrahydrofolate reductase produces the protein MKAGSHLEKILRAGHFAFTGEIGPPRGTDVEEVKEKARFLKGNVDMANITDNQTAVVRMSSWATSLVVMEEGVEPNYQMVCRDRNRLAMQADILGAYALGIRNILALSGDHQQFGDHPFAKGVYDLDSIQLVNMIKNMRDEGKFQGGADISHPPKMFIGAAANPFAEPYEWRVHRLAKKIDAGADFVQTQCIFNMERFREWIRQANDMGLTEKIYILGGITPMKSIGMARYMQKKVPGMDVPEAIIKRLQGVDKKEVANEGIKIACEQIQELKETKGVAGVHLMAIEWEHKVPEIAEKAGMLPRPVVEDDPAPEAKKGDAE, from the coding sequence ATGAAAGCTGGCAGTCATCTTGAAAAAATTCTTCGTGCCGGTCACTTTGCGTTCACCGGTGAAATCGGCCCACCGCGCGGCACCGACGTTGAAGAGGTCAAGGAAAAGGCCCGGTTCCTCAAGGGAAACGTGGACATGGCCAACATCACGGACAACCAGACCGCGGTGGTGCGCATGTCTTCCTGGGCCACGTCCCTTGTGGTCATGGAAGAGGGAGTGGAGCCCAACTACCAGATGGTGTGCCGGGACCGCAACCGCCTTGCCATGCAGGCCGATATCCTGGGAGCCTATGCCCTGGGAATCCGCAACATCCTGGCCCTTTCCGGAGACCACCAGCAGTTCGGTGACCACCCGTTTGCCAAAGGGGTGTATGACCTCGACTCCATTCAGCTGGTCAATATGATCAAGAACATGCGGGACGAGGGCAAATTCCAGGGCGGTGCCGACATCTCCCATCCGCCCAAGATGTTCATCGGCGCGGCCGCCAACCCCTTTGCCGAGCCCTATGAATGGCGCGTTCACCGGCTGGCCAAAAAAATCGATGCCGGCGCCGACTTTGTTCAGACCCAGTGTATCTTCAACATGGAACGGTTCCGGGAATGGATCCGCCAGGCCAACGACATGGGCCTCACCGAAAAGATCTACATCCTTGGCGGCATCACCCCCATGAAGAGCATCGGTATGGCGCGGTACATGCAGAAAAAGGTGCCGGGCATGGACGTTCCCGAGGCCATTATCAAGCGGCTTCAGGGCGTGGACAAAAAAGAGGTGGCCAACGAGGGTATCAAGATCGCCTGCGAGCAGATTCAGGAATTAAAAGAGACCAAGGGCGTGGCCGGCGTCCACCTTATGGCCATTGAGTGGGAGCATAAAGTTCCGGAAATAGCTGAGAAAGCAGGCATGCTGCCCCGGCCCGTGGTGGAAGACGACCCCGCGCCGGAAGCAAAAAAGGGCGACGCCGAATAG
- a CDS encoding (Fe-S)-binding protein, which yields MKANTKGVNPKAIQDIIEKDKAKIAFSLKACAHCSMCAESCFLFQARNQDPKYMPSYKFLSTLGVIYKKKGKVDRQTLEEMRETVWKRCVLCTRCYCPMGIDIPYMIRLTRRICRSQGVYHTYDTEA from the coding sequence ATGAAAGCAAACACAAAAGGCGTAAATCCGAAAGCCATTCAGGATATTATTGAAAAGGATAAAGCCAAGATTGCCTTTTCCCTTAAGGCCTGCGCCCACTGCAGTATGTGCGCGGAGAGCTGCTTTCTGTTTCAGGCCAGGAACCAGGACCCCAAATACATGCCGTCCTACAAGTTTTTGTCCACCCTGGGCGTGATTTACAAGAAAAAGGGAAAGGTGGACCGGCAGACCCTGGAGGAGATGCGGGAGACCGTGTGGAAACGGTGTGTGCTGTGCACCCGCTGTTACTGCCCCATGGGCATCGACATCCCCTACATGATCCGGCTGACCCGCCGCATCTGCCGCAGCCAGGGAGTGTATCACACATATGACACGGAAGCGTAA
- a CDS encoding methylenetetrahydrofolate reductase C-terminal domain-containing protein: MVKAKRKPLEEIADCVKGYTKILNIGCGGCVSVCMAGGQREVNTTNAELTLLFQEKEITSRIDGYTVERQCNAALLEELDDLVVRYDCLVSMACGAGVQMLAERYPSKPVFPAQNTIAIGVDREMGIYEERCRACGFCVLAYTGGICPVTRCSKGLFNGPCGGTNNGKCEISNDVSCAWNDIYNRLKQQNRLNDILRIQAAMEWQNTTPRTFVQTGYEHRYAKEEA; this comes from the coding sequence TTGGTCAAAGCAAAACGTAAACCACTGGAAGAAATAGCCGATTGTGTCAAGGGGTACACCAAGATCCTGAACATAGGGTGCGGCGGCTGCGTATCGGTATGCATGGCCGGCGGCCAGCGCGAGGTCAACACCACCAATGCTGAGCTGACCCTTCTTTTCCAGGAAAAAGAAATCACCTCCCGTATCGACGGGTATACCGTTGAGCGGCAGTGCAACGCGGCCCTCCTGGAAGAGCTGGACGACCTGGTGGTCCGGTATGACTGTCTGGTCTCCATGGCCTGCGGCGCCGGTGTCCAGATGCTGGCAGAGCGCTACCCTTCCAAACCGGTTTTTCCGGCCCAGAACACCATTGCCATCGGTGTGGACCGGGAGATGGGCATCTACGAAGAAAGGTGCCGGGCCTGCGGTTTCTGCGTGCTGGCCTACACCGGCGGCATCTGCCCGGTAACCCGCTGTTCAAAAGGCCTGTTCAACGGCCCCTGCGGCGGTACCAACAACGGCAAGTGCGAGATCAGCAACGACGTCTCCTGCGCCTGGAACGACATCTATAACCGGCTCAAACAGCAGAACCGGTTAAACGACATCCTCCGGATTCAGGCGGCCATGGAGTGGCAGAACACAACCCCTCGCACCTTTGTGCAGACCGGGTATGAACACAGATATGCCAAGGAAGAAGCGTAA
- a CDS encoding cytochrome c3 family protein — MRQRVGRKKATVLVSAFFSLFFVLSGNCVLAQDLELKMTDDVTRPPVIFPHDLHMGGFDCFDCHHDYDEDGNNILDDYALEEGNPDILCGACHTGKTTIEPREAFHLQCMGCHEQFTFKKRPTGPVLCGECHVKE; from the coding sequence ATGAGACAACGGGTGGGTCGCAAAAAGGCGACGGTGCTGGTCAGTGCTTTTTTTTCTCTTTTTTTTGTTTTATCGGGCAATTGTGTCCTTGCCCAGGACCTTGAACTGAAAATGACGGATGACGTCACCCGGCCCCCGGTAATTTTTCCCCATGATCTGCATATGGGCGGCTTCGACTGTTTCGACTGCCACCACGATTATGACGAAGACGGCAACAACATTTTGGACGATTACGCCCTGGAAGAGGGCAATCCGGATATCCTGTGCGGCGCGTGCCACACCGGAAAAACCACCATCGAACCCCGGGAAGCGTTCCACCTTCAGTGCATGGGATGCCATGAACAGTTCACCTTTAAAAAGCGGCCCACCGGCCCGGTGCTCTGTGGTGAGTGTCACGTCAAAGAATAA
- a CDS encoding TusE/DsrC/DsvC family sulfur relay protein translates to MATIEFQGKSFNVDEDGFIESYSEFSEEWVQWVKKEEGIDELTDEHRQVIKVLQDYYEKNGIAPMVRILSKLTGFKLKHIYELFPSGPGKGACKMAGLPKPTGCV, encoded by the coding sequence ATGGCTACAATCGAATTCCAGGGCAAATCATTCAATGTTGATGAAGACGGCTTCATCGAGTCTTATTCTGAGTTCAGCGAAGAGTGGGTACAGTGGGTCAAGAAGGAAGAGGGCATTGATGAGCTGACCGACGAGCATCGCCAGGTCATCAAGGTCCTTCAGGACTACTACGAAAAGAACGGCATCGCTCCCATGGTTCGGATTCTGTCCAAGCTGACCGGGTTCAAACTGAAGCACATCTACGAGCTGTTTCCCTCAGGACCTGGCAAGGGAGCCTGTAAGATGGCCGGTCTTCCCAAGCCGACGGGCTGTGTATAG
- the ahbA gene encoding siroheme decarboxylase subunit alpha, which yields MERLSKTLFFMAAFLTSASGRRTGAPAFSGETGMHLDDTDRAILNAVQSDFPLAPRPFSAIGEQLGLDEDEVVRRMARLKREGIIRRIGGNFVPEKLGYVSTLCAASVPEDRIETFALAVNEYPGVTHNYIRDNTYNVWFTFIAPSRDAIEESLAEIAKKTGVTRIINLPATRVFKIRAAFNL from the coding sequence TTGGAAAGACTTTCCAAGACCCTTTTTTTCATGGCGGCGTTTTTAACCTCCGCCTCAGGACGGCGCACAGGCGCGCCGGCCTTTTCAGGGGAAACAGGCATGCACCTGGATGACACGGACAGGGCGATACTCAACGCGGTACAGTCCGACTTTCCGCTGGCGCCACGGCCCTTTTCAGCAATCGGAGAGCAACTGGGGCTGGATGAGGACGAGGTGGTCCGGCGGATGGCCCGTTTAAAGCGGGAGGGCATTATCCGGCGCATCGGCGGAAATTTTGTTCCGGAAAAGCTGGGTTATGTAAGCACCCTGTGCGCGGCCAGTGTGCCCGAGGACCGTATTGAGACCTTTGCCCTGGCGGTTAATGAATATCCCGGGGTTACCCATAACTATATACGGGACAATACCTACAACGTCTGGTTCACATTTATTGCCCCCTCCCGCGACGCCATTGAAGAGAGCCTGGCCGAAATTGCGAAGAAAACAGGGGTCACACGAATCATCAATCTTCCCGCCACCCGGGTGTTCAAGATTCGGGCGGCCTTCAACCTGTAA
- a CDS encoding nitrilase family protein: protein MQEIRIAAVTCACPAGQVDRNLETTARWVGKAAARGAGIVCFPELNVSGYCLDAALYREAAGRYNDVVGALSRMATAFDIVILAGTVAEAAGGRVTACHLVISPNGSAGGYTKLHIAPPEKQLFVPGRKVPLFEAKGAVFGVQLCYDAHFPELSTAMALKGADILFVPHASPRNTPEEKLASWMRHLPARAYDNGVFVAACNQAGENGAGQGFPGVAVALDPSGKVMAQTTSPDSMIVADCSPSTLNTVRNHPMRYFLPGRRPELYGSGDGS from the coding sequence ATGCAAGAGATTCGAATTGCCGCTGTCACCTGCGCCTGTCCTGCCGGTCAGGTGGACCGAAATCTTGAAACCACGGCCCGGTGGGTGGGAAAAGCCGCGGCCCGGGGCGCCGGCATCGTCTGCTTTCCGGAGCTCAATGTGTCCGGATACTGCCTGGATGCCGCCTTATACAGGGAGGCTGCCGGGCGGTACAACGATGTGGTGGGCGCCCTCTCCCGCATGGCCACGGCCTTTGACATCGTCATTCTCGCCGGTACCGTTGCCGAAGCGGCCGGGGGCCGGGTGACCGCGTGCCATCTGGTGATATCCCCCAACGGTTCGGCAGGGGGCTACACCAAACTTCACATTGCGCCACCGGAAAAACAGCTGTTTGTGCCGGGCCGCAAAGTCCCTCTGTTTGAGGCAAAAGGCGCGGTGTTCGGGGTGCAGCTCTGTTATGACGCCCATTTTCCCGAATTATCCACCGCCATGGCGCTCAAGGGCGCTGATATTCTTTTTGTGCCCCACGCCTCGCCCAGGAACACGCCTGAAGAAAAGCTGGCCTCATGGATGCGGCACCTGCCGGCCAGGGCCTACGACAACGGGGTGTTTGTGGCGGCCTGCAACCAGGCCGGGGAAAACGGCGCCGGCCAGGGGTTTCCCGGCGTGGCCGTGGCACTGGATCCGTCCGGCAAGGTGATGGCGCAAACCACATCGCCGGACAGCATGATCGTTGCCGACTGTTCTCCGTCAACGCTGAATACCGTCCGCAATCATCCTATGCGCTATTTTCTGCCCGGCCGGCGCCCGGAACTTTACGGATCCGGCGACGGTTCGTAA
- the truA gene encoding tRNA pseudouridine(38-40) synthase TruA, translating into MKKNFRLIIEYDGACFHGWQIQKDLRTVQGEITGALASITGQAVSVIGSGRTDAGVHAMAQVASFICDTRLEPGTLQKALNGILAKDIVIHDCREVSLNFHARYSAKSKTYRYRILNRNLPAALYRGYAWHIKKPLDLGAMTAALPHILGRHDFSSFEGTGSPKASSVRHVTAATFNMAEDGYLAFEITADGFLKHMVRNIVGTLVEVGLGKKTPEAVADILAAKDRSRAGATAPGHGLFLVRVNYEPSPDP; encoded by the coding sequence ATGAAAAAAAATTTTCGGCTTATCATCGAATATGACGGCGCCTGTTTTCACGGCTGGCAGATTCAAAAAGATCTGCGTACCGTCCAGGGAGAGATCACCGGCGCGCTGGCGTCTATCACCGGCCAGGCCGTCTCCGTGATCGGTTCGGGCCGCACCGACGCCGGGGTCCACGCCATGGCCCAGGTGGCCAGCTTCATCTGCGATACCCGCCTGGAGCCCGGCACTCTTCAAAAGGCCCTCAACGGCATTCTGGCCAAAGACATCGTGATTCACGACTGCCGGGAGGTTTCCCTGAACTTTCATGCCCGGTATAGCGCAAAAAGCAAGACCTACCGTTACCGGATATTAAACCGGAACCTGCCGGCGGCCCTGTATCGCGGATACGCGTGGCACATCAAAAAGCCCCTTGATCTTGGGGCCATGACGGCGGCCCTGCCCCATATTCTCGGCCGGCACGACTTTTCCTCCTTTGAAGGGACGGGCAGCCCCAAGGCCTCATCTGTGCGGCATGTGACGGCAGCGACGTTCAACATGGCAGAAGATGGGTATCTTGCCTTTGAGATCACCGCCGACGGATTTCTCAAACACATGGTGCGCAATATCGTGGGCACTCTGGTGGAGGTGGGGCTGGGGAAAAAAACACCGGAAGCGGTGGCCGACATTCTGGCGGCAAAAGACCGGTCCCGGGCAGGGGCCACGGCGCCGGGCCACGGCCTGTTCCTGGTGCGCGTGAATTACGAACCGTCGCCGGATCCGTAA